In Helianthus annuus cultivar XRQ/B chromosome 9, HanXRQr2.0-SUNRISE, whole genome shotgun sequence, the following are encoded in one genomic region:
- the LOC110877409 gene encoding protein ENHANCED DISEASE RESISTANCE 2 isoform X4, which yields MEALEQAKKQAEYELSQSSNTRNKLSMENEITLGKHGRRHRVRQYANGLKRLISTKGGGESLVRKSLTFSVSNKNADFCEFDAADVIEEHEWKCVCALYGVRIFEDVSGYKGGKGVLVKAVTYMDVSADSIFEVIMSLDRQQRYEWDTLTSDVELVDSLSEHSDVVYGTYDSRYLTRWKCKRDFIFSRQWFRDQDGTYTILQFPAVHKKRPPKAGYRRTKINPSTWEIKNLNTRAPTNGSRCLVTHMLDVHSKGWSRWKANQSSKFEKTVPFALLSQVSGLKAYTCAKSATSTVLDKEVSLSVNDFEDDDEVADHFYDAISAYPSSSSSSEDDDYDDIDYDDAQDVCKDQSLKPTVSGLNQKMNPDPGSSHLCGSLCEAKSETDTNCWMSPSGTGFMIRGKTYLKDSAKVSGGDPLLKLIAVDWFKVNNPASKVALHPKCLLQSEAGKKLPFVLVMNLQVPAKPNYSLVLYFASDKPVVKDSLLGRFIDESNTFRDSRFKLIPSIVEGYWMVKRAVGTKACLLGKAVSCNYLRQDNFLEIDVDIGSSSVARNVIGIVLGYVTSIVVDLAILIEGKEQEELPEYILGTVRLNRVRPETAVSLES from the exons ATGGAAGCATTAGAACAAGCTAAGAAACAG GCTGAGTATGAACTTTCTCAAAGTTCTAATACCCGGAACAAATTGAGCATGGAAAACGA GATTACTCTTGGAAAACATGGTCGTCGCCATAGGGTGAGACAATATGCCAATGGTTTAAAGAGGCTCATAAGTACAAAAGGCG GTGGTGAGTCACTTGTACGTAAATCATTAACCTTTAGTGTAAGTAACAAGAATGCTGACTTCTGCGAATTCGATGCTGCTGATGTCATTGAAGAACATGAGTGGAAATGTGTATGTGCATTATATG GTGTTAGAATCTTTGAGGATGTGTCTGGTTATAAG GGCGGTAAAGGTGTCCTTGTGAAGGCTGTTACTTATATGGATGTGAGTGCAGATTCCATTTTTGAGGTGATAATGAGCCTTGATCGACAACAAAGATATGA GTGGGATACGTTGACAAGTGACGTGGAACTCGTAGACTCTTTAAGTGAACATTCTGATGTTGTTTATGGGACTTATGATTCTAGATATTTAACACG GTGGAAGTGTAAGCGCGATTTCATATTCTCTAGGCAATGGTTTCGTGATCAAGATGGAACATACA CAATCTTGCAGTTTCCCGCAGTACATAAGAAGCGACCTCCAAAAGCAGGATATAGGCGAACAAAAATTAACC CATCCACTTGGGAGATCAAGAACTTAAACACACGTGCGCCAACGAATGGTAGTAGGTGTCTTGTAACACACATGTTAGACGTACATTCTAAAGGCTGGTCTAGATGGAAGGCTAATCAATCCTCCAAGTTTGAAAAAACGGTTCCCTTTGCTTTGTTGAGCCAAGTATCAG GTTTAAAGGCTTACACCTGTGCAAAATCCGCAACATCCACAGTTTTGGATAAGGAAGTTTCTTTGTCGGTTAACGACTTTGAGGATGACGATGAAGTTGCTGATCACTTTTATGATGCAATTTCTGCTTATCCCTCCTCCTCATCGTCATCAGAAGATGATGATTACGATGATATTGATTATGATGACGCACAAGATGTCTGCAAG GATCAAAGTTTGAAACCGACAGTTTCCGGCTTGAATCAAAAGATGAACCCAG ACCCTGGTTCTAGCCACTTATGTGGTTCTCTGTGTGAAGCAAAGAGTGAAACCGATACCAACTGTTGGATGTCTCCAAGTGGTACGGGATTTATGATACGAGGAAAGACATACTTAAAAGATAGTGCTAAG GTATCCGGAGGGGATCCCCTTTTGAAACTTATAGCAGTTGACTGGTTTAAAGTCAACAATCCAGCAAGTAAGGTGGCTTTGCATCCCAAATGTCTTCTTCAG TCGGAAGCAGGGAAAAAACTTCCATTTGTCCTGGTCATGAACCTGCAG GTGCCTGCTAAACCTAACTACAGTCTAGTTCTCTACTTTGCTTCTGATAAGCCGGTTGTAAAGGACTCCTTGTTGGGAAGGTTCATTGATGAAAGTAACACTTTTCGTGATTCAAGATTCAAATTGATCCCGAGTATCGTTGAg GGATATTGGATGGTAAAACGGGCCGTCGGAACAAAAGCTTGCCTATTAGGGAAGGCTGTATCATGCAACTATCTAAGACAAGACAACTTCTTAGAG ATTGATGTGGATATTGGTTCCTCATCTGTTGCAAGAAATGTCATTGGTATCGTTCTTGGATATGTAACGAGCATCGTTGTTGATCTTGCCATCTTAATAGAG GGCAAGGAACAAGAAGAACTTCCGGAGTACATTCTTGGAACTGTTCGGTTAAATAGAGTGAGGCCCGAGACGGCAGTTTCTCTCGAAAGTTAA
- the LOC110877409 gene encoding protein ENHANCED DISEASE RESISTANCE 2 isoform X3: MLKSEGSESENVAFEHSGWVYHLGTNSIKREYCHRRFLHIKGKYVMMYKRNPNEHAGTKPIRRGVVGHTLVLEELGCRKVNDGELYVLKFSNRLDEDKKGEIACATAGETQKWMEALEQAKKQAEYELSQSSNTRNKLSMENEITLGKHGRRHRVRQYANGLKRLISTKGGGESLVRKSLTFSVSNKNADFCEFDAADVIEEHEWKCVCALYGVRIFEDVSGYKGGKGVLVKAVTYMDVSADSIFEVIMSLDRQQRYEWDTLTSDVELVDSLSEHSDVVYGTYDSRYLTRWKCKRDFIFSRQWFRDQDGTYTILQFPAVHKKRPPKAGYRRTKINPSTWEIKNLNTRAPTNGSRCLVTHMLDVHSKGWSRWKANQSSKFEKTVPFALLSQVSGLKAYTCAKSATSTVLDKEVSLSVNDFEDDDEVADHFYDAISAYPSSSSSSEDDDYDDIDYDDAQDVCKDQSLKPTVSGLNQKMNPDPGSSHLCGSLCEAKSETDTNCWMSPSGTGFMIRGKTYLKDSAKVSGGDPLLKLIAVDWFKVNNPASKVALHPKCLLQSEAGKKLPFVLVMNLQVPAKPNYSLVLYFASDKPVVKDSLLGRFIDESNTFRDSRFKLIPSIVEGYWMVKRAVGTKACLLGKAVSCNYLRQDNFLERFGNTSCSD, from the exons ATGTTGAAGAGCGAAGGATCAGAAAGTGAGAATGTCGCATTCGAACATTCCGGATGGGTTTATCATCTGGGCACCAATTCCATCAAACGCGAATATTGTCATCGGAGATTTCTGCATATTAAGGGCAAATACGTTATGATGTATAAGCGTAATCCTAACGAGCATGCAGGAACT AAACCAATAAGGAGGGGTGTTGTTGGCCACACACTTGTGCTGGAGGAGCTGGGATGTCGCAAGGTCAATGATGGT GAACTTTATGTTCTGAAATTCTCCAATCGATTGGATGAGGATAAAAAGGGAGAA ATTGCTTGTGCTACAGCCGGAGAAACCCAAAAATGGATGGAAGCATTAGAACAAGCTAAGAAACAG GCTGAGTATGAACTTTCTCAAAGTTCTAATACCCGGAACAAATTGAGCATGGAAAACGA GATTACTCTTGGAAAACATGGTCGTCGCCATAGGGTGAGACAATATGCCAATGGTTTAAAGAGGCTCATAAGTACAAAAGGCG GTGGTGAGTCACTTGTACGTAAATCATTAACCTTTAGTGTAAGTAACAAGAATGCTGACTTCTGCGAATTCGATGCTGCTGATGTCATTGAAGAACATGAGTGGAAATGTGTATGTGCATTATATG GTGTTAGAATCTTTGAGGATGTGTCTGGTTATAAG GGCGGTAAAGGTGTCCTTGTGAAGGCTGTTACTTATATGGATGTGAGTGCAGATTCCATTTTTGAGGTGATAATGAGCCTTGATCGACAACAAAGATATGA GTGGGATACGTTGACAAGTGACGTGGAACTCGTAGACTCTTTAAGTGAACATTCTGATGTTGTTTATGGGACTTATGATTCTAGATATTTAACACG GTGGAAGTGTAAGCGCGATTTCATATTCTCTAGGCAATGGTTTCGTGATCAAGATGGAACATACA CAATCTTGCAGTTTCCCGCAGTACATAAGAAGCGACCTCCAAAAGCAGGATATAGGCGAACAAAAATTAACC CATCCACTTGGGAGATCAAGAACTTAAACACACGTGCGCCAACGAATGGTAGTAGGTGTCTTGTAACACACATGTTAGACGTACATTCTAAAGGCTGGTCTAGATGGAAGGCTAATCAATCCTCCAAGTTTGAAAAAACGGTTCCCTTTGCTTTGTTGAGCCAAGTATCAG GTTTAAAGGCTTACACCTGTGCAAAATCCGCAACATCCACAGTTTTGGATAAGGAAGTTTCTTTGTCGGTTAACGACTTTGAGGATGACGATGAAGTTGCTGATCACTTTTATGATGCAATTTCTGCTTATCCCTCCTCCTCATCGTCATCAGAAGATGATGATTACGATGATATTGATTATGATGACGCACAAGATGTCTGCAAG GATCAAAGTTTGAAACCGACAGTTTCCGGCTTGAATCAAAAGATGAACCCAG ACCCTGGTTCTAGCCACTTATGTGGTTCTCTGTGTGAAGCAAAGAGTGAAACCGATACCAACTGTTGGATGTCTCCAAGTGGTACGGGATTTATGATACGAGGAAAGACATACTTAAAAGATAGTGCTAAG GTATCCGGAGGGGATCCCCTTTTGAAACTTATAGCAGTTGACTGGTTTAAAGTCAACAATCCAGCAAGTAAGGTGGCTTTGCATCCCAAATGTCTTCTTCAG TCGGAAGCAGGGAAAAAACTTCCATTTGTCCTGGTCATGAACCTGCAG GTGCCTGCTAAACCTAACTACAGTCTAGTTCTCTACTTTGCTTCTGATAAGCCGGTTGTAAAGGACTCCTTGTTGGGAAGGTTCATTGATGAAAGTAACACTTTTCGTGATTCAAGATTCAAATTGATCCCGAGTATCGTTGAg GGATATTGGATGGTAAAACGGGCCGTCGGAACAAAAGCTTGCCTATTAGGGAAGGCTGTATCATGCAACTATCTAAGACAAGACAACTTCTTAGAG CGTTTTGGTAACACCTCTTGTTCAGATTGA
- the LOC110877409 gene encoding protein ENHANCED DISEASE RESISTANCE 2 isoform X2: MLKSEGSESENVAFEHSGWVYHLGTNSIKREYCHRRFLHIKGKYVMMYKRNPNEHAGTKPIRRGVVGHTLVLEELGCRKVNDGELYVLKFSNRLDEDKKGEIACATAGETQKWMEALEQAKKQAEYELSQSSNTRNKLSMENEITLGKHGRRHRVRQYANGLKRLISTKGGGESLVRKSLTFSVSNKNADFCEFDAADVIEEHEWKCVCALYGVRIFEDVSGYKGGKGVLVKAVTYMDVSADSIFEVIMSLDRQQRYEWDTLTSDVELVDSLSEHSDVVYGTYDSRYLTRWKCKRDFIFSRQWFRDQDGTYTILQFPAVHKKRPPKAGYRRTKINPSTWEIKNLNTRAPTNGSRCLVTHMLDVHSKGWSRWKANQSSKFEKTVPFALLSQVSGLKAYTCAKSATSTVLDKEVSLSVNDFEDDDEVADHFYDAISAYPSSSSSSEDDDYDDIDYDDAQDVCKDQSLKPTVSGLNQKMNPDPGSSHLCGSLCEAKSETDTNCWMSPSGTGFMIRGKTYLKDSAKVSGGDPLLKLIAVDWFKVNNPASKVALHPKCLLQSEAGKKLPFVLVMNLQVPAKPNYSLVLYFASDKPVVKDSLLGRFIDESNTFRDSRFKLIPSIVEGYWMVKRAVGTKACLLGKAVSCNYLRQDNFLEGKEQEELPEYILGTVRLNRVRPETAVSLES; the protein is encoded by the exons ATGTTGAAGAGCGAAGGATCAGAAAGTGAGAATGTCGCATTCGAACATTCCGGATGGGTTTATCATCTGGGCACCAATTCCATCAAACGCGAATATTGTCATCGGAGATTTCTGCATATTAAGGGCAAATACGTTATGATGTATAAGCGTAATCCTAACGAGCATGCAGGAACT AAACCAATAAGGAGGGGTGTTGTTGGCCACACACTTGTGCTGGAGGAGCTGGGATGTCGCAAGGTCAATGATGGT GAACTTTATGTTCTGAAATTCTCCAATCGATTGGATGAGGATAAAAAGGGAGAA ATTGCTTGTGCTACAGCCGGAGAAACCCAAAAATGGATGGAAGCATTAGAACAAGCTAAGAAACAG GCTGAGTATGAACTTTCTCAAAGTTCTAATACCCGGAACAAATTGAGCATGGAAAACGA GATTACTCTTGGAAAACATGGTCGTCGCCATAGGGTGAGACAATATGCCAATGGTTTAAAGAGGCTCATAAGTACAAAAGGCG GTGGTGAGTCACTTGTACGTAAATCATTAACCTTTAGTGTAAGTAACAAGAATGCTGACTTCTGCGAATTCGATGCTGCTGATGTCATTGAAGAACATGAGTGGAAATGTGTATGTGCATTATATG GTGTTAGAATCTTTGAGGATGTGTCTGGTTATAAG GGCGGTAAAGGTGTCCTTGTGAAGGCTGTTACTTATATGGATGTGAGTGCAGATTCCATTTTTGAGGTGATAATGAGCCTTGATCGACAACAAAGATATGA GTGGGATACGTTGACAAGTGACGTGGAACTCGTAGACTCTTTAAGTGAACATTCTGATGTTGTTTATGGGACTTATGATTCTAGATATTTAACACG GTGGAAGTGTAAGCGCGATTTCATATTCTCTAGGCAATGGTTTCGTGATCAAGATGGAACATACA CAATCTTGCAGTTTCCCGCAGTACATAAGAAGCGACCTCCAAAAGCAGGATATAGGCGAACAAAAATTAACC CATCCACTTGGGAGATCAAGAACTTAAACACACGTGCGCCAACGAATGGTAGTAGGTGTCTTGTAACACACATGTTAGACGTACATTCTAAAGGCTGGTCTAGATGGAAGGCTAATCAATCCTCCAAGTTTGAAAAAACGGTTCCCTTTGCTTTGTTGAGCCAAGTATCAG GTTTAAAGGCTTACACCTGTGCAAAATCCGCAACATCCACAGTTTTGGATAAGGAAGTTTCTTTGTCGGTTAACGACTTTGAGGATGACGATGAAGTTGCTGATCACTTTTATGATGCAATTTCTGCTTATCCCTCCTCCTCATCGTCATCAGAAGATGATGATTACGATGATATTGATTATGATGACGCACAAGATGTCTGCAAG GATCAAAGTTTGAAACCGACAGTTTCCGGCTTGAATCAAAAGATGAACCCAG ACCCTGGTTCTAGCCACTTATGTGGTTCTCTGTGTGAAGCAAAGAGTGAAACCGATACCAACTGTTGGATGTCTCCAAGTGGTACGGGATTTATGATACGAGGAAAGACATACTTAAAAGATAGTGCTAAG GTATCCGGAGGGGATCCCCTTTTGAAACTTATAGCAGTTGACTGGTTTAAAGTCAACAATCCAGCAAGTAAGGTGGCTTTGCATCCCAAATGTCTTCTTCAG TCGGAAGCAGGGAAAAAACTTCCATTTGTCCTGGTCATGAACCTGCAG GTGCCTGCTAAACCTAACTACAGTCTAGTTCTCTACTTTGCTTCTGATAAGCCGGTTGTAAAGGACTCCTTGTTGGGAAGGTTCATTGATGAAAGTAACACTTTTCGTGATTCAAGATTCAAATTGATCCCGAGTATCGTTGAg GGATATTGGATGGTAAAACGGGCCGTCGGAACAAAAGCTTGCCTATTAGGGAAGGCTGTATCATGCAACTATCTAAGACAAGACAACTTCTTAGAG GGCAAGGAACAAGAAGAACTTCCGGAGTACATTCTTGGAACTGTTCGGTTAAATAGAGTGAGGCCCGAGACGGCAGTTTCTCTCGAAAGTTAA
- the LOC110875486 gene encoding uncharacterized protein LOC110875486, translated as MEDVLCTGSGLNQEMTLSRPGDTRWNSHYKTLSRLISLYPNIMEVLGWLVETSQTLPCSRQADGLLEDMKKHDFVFYIHSMEHILNITHTLSHCLQRKEQDLMNAVKLVSSTKNQLEKFRLEGFNEFLEKVNSFCDMYELEMKKLDDEYVNPRWPRRKTNITNRHYYEYDCFNVVLDLQIQEFGNRFNEVTSELLVCMSCLSPCDNFSTFDIPNILKLAEKYPYDFNEEEKRRLPVQLRNYFNFVKKDKQFANLDACSRITRRNRNR; from the exons ATGGAAGACGTACTTTGTACCGGAAGTGGGTTGAACCAAGAAATGACACTTTCAAGGCCCGGGGATACACGTTGGAATTCCCATTACAAGACACTTTCCCGTTTAATTTCTTTATATCCAAACATTATGGAAGTTCTTGGATGGTTAGTAGAAACGAGTCAAACTCTTCCTTGTAGTAGACAAGCGGACGGACTTCTAGAGGATATGAAAAAACACGACTTTGTATTTTACATACACTCGATGGAGCATATTCTAAACATCACACATACGTTGTCCCATTGTCTTCAAAGAAAGGAGCAAGATTTGATGAATGCGGTTAAATTGGTTTCTTCTACCAAAAACCAACTTGAAAAGTTTAGGTTGGAAGGTTTTAATGAGTTCTTGGAGAAGGTTAACTCCTTTTGTGACATGTATGAACTTGAGATGAAAAAATTGGATGATGAATACGTTAACCCAAGGTGGCCAAGAAGAAAGACGAACATCACAAATCGACATTATTACGAGTATGATTGCTTCAATGTGGTTCTTGATTTGCAAATACAAGAATTTGGGAACCGTTTTAATGAGGTAACATCGGAACTACTTGTTTGTATGAGTTGTTTGAGTCCTTGTGATAATTTTAGTACATTTGACATTCCAAATATACTAAAGCTAGCCGAGAAGTATCCATATGATTTCAATGAAGAGGAAAAACGAAGGCTTCCGGTTCAACTCAGAAACTactttaattttgtgaaaaaagATAAACAATTCGCCAACTTGGATG CTTGTTCTCGTATTACCCGtcgcaaccgcaaccgttga
- the LOC110877409 gene encoding protein ENHANCED DISEASE RESISTANCE 2 isoform X1, giving the protein MLKSEGSESENVAFEHSGWVYHLGTNSIKREYCHRRFLHIKGKYVMMYKRNPNEHAGTKPIRRGVVGHTLVLEELGCRKVNDGELYVLKFSNRLDEDKKGEIACATAGETQKWMEALEQAKKQAEYELSQSSNTRNKLSMENEITLGKHGRRHRVRQYANGLKRLISTKGGGESLVRKSLTFSVSNKNADFCEFDAADVIEEHEWKCVCALYGVRIFEDVSGYKGGKGVLVKAVTYMDVSADSIFEVIMSLDRQQRYEWDTLTSDVELVDSLSEHSDVVYGTYDSRYLTRWKCKRDFIFSRQWFRDQDGTYTILQFPAVHKKRPPKAGYRRTKINPSTWEIKNLNTRAPTNGSRCLVTHMLDVHSKGWSRWKANQSSKFEKTVPFALLSQVSGLKAYTCAKSATSTVLDKEVSLSVNDFEDDDEVADHFYDAISAYPSSSSSSEDDDYDDIDYDDAQDVCKDQSLKPTVSGLNQKMNPDPGSSHLCGSLCEAKSETDTNCWMSPSGTGFMIRGKTYLKDSAKVSGGDPLLKLIAVDWFKVNNPASKVALHPKCLLQSEAGKKLPFVLVMNLQVPAKPNYSLVLYFASDKPVVKDSLLGRFIDESNTFRDSRFKLIPSIVEGYWMVKRAVGTKACLLGKAVSCNYLRQDNFLEIDVDIGSSSVARNVIGIVLGYVTSIVVDLAILIEGKEQEELPEYILGTVRLNRVRPETAVSLES; this is encoded by the exons ATGTTGAAGAGCGAAGGATCAGAAAGTGAGAATGTCGCATTCGAACATTCCGGATGGGTTTATCATCTGGGCACCAATTCCATCAAACGCGAATATTGTCATCGGAGATTTCTGCATATTAAGGGCAAATACGTTATGATGTATAAGCGTAATCCTAACGAGCATGCAGGAACT AAACCAATAAGGAGGGGTGTTGTTGGCCACACACTTGTGCTGGAGGAGCTGGGATGTCGCAAGGTCAATGATGGT GAACTTTATGTTCTGAAATTCTCCAATCGATTGGATGAGGATAAAAAGGGAGAA ATTGCTTGTGCTACAGCCGGAGAAACCCAAAAATGGATGGAAGCATTAGAACAAGCTAAGAAACAG GCTGAGTATGAACTTTCTCAAAGTTCTAATACCCGGAACAAATTGAGCATGGAAAACGA GATTACTCTTGGAAAACATGGTCGTCGCCATAGGGTGAGACAATATGCCAATGGTTTAAAGAGGCTCATAAGTACAAAAGGCG GTGGTGAGTCACTTGTACGTAAATCATTAACCTTTAGTGTAAGTAACAAGAATGCTGACTTCTGCGAATTCGATGCTGCTGATGTCATTGAAGAACATGAGTGGAAATGTGTATGTGCATTATATG GTGTTAGAATCTTTGAGGATGTGTCTGGTTATAAG GGCGGTAAAGGTGTCCTTGTGAAGGCTGTTACTTATATGGATGTGAGTGCAGATTCCATTTTTGAGGTGATAATGAGCCTTGATCGACAACAAAGATATGA GTGGGATACGTTGACAAGTGACGTGGAACTCGTAGACTCTTTAAGTGAACATTCTGATGTTGTTTATGGGACTTATGATTCTAGATATTTAACACG GTGGAAGTGTAAGCGCGATTTCATATTCTCTAGGCAATGGTTTCGTGATCAAGATGGAACATACA CAATCTTGCAGTTTCCCGCAGTACATAAGAAGCGACCTCCAAAAGCAGGATATAGGCGAACAAAAATTAACC CATCCACTTGGGAGATCAAGAACTTAAACACACGTGCGCCAACGAATGGTAGTAGGTGTCTTGTAACACACATGTTAGACGTACATTCTAAAGGCTGGTCTAGATGGAAGGCTAATCAATCCTCCAAGTTTGAAAAAACGGTTCCCTTTGCTTTGTTGAGCCAAGTATCAG GTTTAAAGGCTTACACCTGTGCAAAATCCGCAACATCCACAGTTTTGGATAAGGAAGTTTCTTTGTCGGTTAACGACTTTGAGGATGACGATGAAGTTGCTGATCACTTTTATGATGCAATTTCTGCTTATCCCTCCTCCTCATCGTCATCAGAAGATGATGATTACGATGATATTGATTATGATGACGCACAAGATGTCTGCAAG GATCAAAGTTTGAAACCGACAGTTTCCGGCTTGAATCAAAAGATGAACCCAG ACCCTGGTTCTAGCCACTTATGTGGTTCTCTGTGTGAAGCAAAGAGTGAAACCGATACCAACTGTTGGATGTCTCCAAGTGGTACGGGATTTATGATACGAGGAAAGACATACTTAAAAGATAGTGCTAAG GTATCCGGAGGGGATCCCCTTTTGAAACTTATAGCAGTTGACTGGTTTAAAGTCAACAATCCAGCAAGTAAGGTGGCTTTGCATCCCAAATGTCTTCTTCAG TCGGAAGCAGGGAAAAAACTTCCATTTGTCCTGGTCATGAACCTGCAG GTGCCTGCTAAACCTAACTACAGTCTAGTTCTCTACTTTGCTTCTGATAAGCCGGTTGTAAAGGACTCCTTGTTGGGAAGGTTCATTGATGAAAGTAACACTTTTCGTGATTCAAGATTCAAATTGATCCCGAGTATCGTTGAg GGATATTGGATGGTAAAACGGGCCGTCGGAACAAAAGCTTGCCTATTAGGGAAGGCTGTATCATGCAACTATCTAAGACAAGACAACTTCTTAGAG ATTGATGTGGATATTGGTTCCTCATCTGTTGCAAGAAATGTCATTGGTATCGTTCTTGGATATGTAACGAGCATCGTTGTTGATCTTGCCATCTTAATAGAG GGCAAGGAACAAGAAGAACTTCCGGAGTACATTCTTGGAACTGTTCGGTTAAATAGAGTGAGGCCCGAGACGGCAGTTTCTCTCGAAAGTTAA